One region of Streptomyces sp. CG4 genomic DNA includes:
- a CDS encoding radical SAM protein, with protein MTDLGMLTGPKQTRRDLGGGVGYAFSGQHFDAPADLDIETFTSRLAAPLSAIVQVTKRCDMDCGFCSEIMQKPDPTLKDLETMEANLEGVARVFLSGGEPLIRRDFIDIVDMYRERHIVAVPTNATHGLQHAKALAGKIAYANIGLEGPRATVLRVRGDYDKQMKGVRALQDAGVPLALSSVVYRSTLSALPFTIQIADVLDATKVKFILPLRKGNALKLPEHEFITQQEAEDAFARLKEARAEHMWTPALRMTTWTPENEGHMIVIEPDGNAQAWPVYDAEDLWEPLGNVLHEPISAIWERYRFKKNHVSKYVGRSIHTVLQGA; from the coding sequence GTGACCGACCTCGGAATGCTCACTGGCCCCAAGCAGACCCGCCGGGATCTCGGCGGTGGGGTGGGTTACGCGTTCAGCGGCCAGCACTTCGACGCCCCCGCGGACCTCGACATCGAGACCTTCACCAGCAGGCTCGCCGCCCCCCTCTCGGCGATCGTCCAGGTCACCAAGCGCTGCGACATGGACTGCGGGTTCTGCAGCGAGATCATGCAGAAGCCCGACCCCACCCTGAAGGACCTGGAGACGATGGAGGCCAACCTGGAAGGGGTTGCCCGGGTCTTCCTCAGCGGCGGCGAACCGCTCATCCGCCGCGACTTCATCGACATCGTCGACATGTACCGCGAGCGGCACATCGTCGCCGTGCCCACGAACGCCACCCACGGCCTTCAGCACGCCAAGGCCCTGGCTGGGAAGATCGCGTACGCCAACATCGGCCTGGAAGGGCCACGCGCCACGGTGCTGCGGGTGCGCGGCGACTACGACAAGCAGATGAAGGGGGTGCGCGCCCTCCAGGACGCCGGCGTCCCCCTCGCGCTCTCCTCGGTGGTGTACCGCTCCACCCTCTCCGCGCTGCCCTTCACCATCCAGATCGCCGACGTCCTCGATGCGACCAAGGTGAAGTTCATCCTGCCCCTGCGGAAGGGCAACGCCCTCAAGCTGCCCGAGCACGAGTTCATCACCCAGCAAGAGGCCGAGGACGCCTTTGCCCGGCTGAAGGAAGCCAGGGCCGAGCACATGTGGACCCCGGCCCTGCGCATGACCACGTGGACCCCGGAGAATGAAGGCCACATGATCGTCATCGAGCCGGACGGCAACGCCCAGGCGTGGCCGGTCTACGACGCCGAAGACCTGTGGGAGCCGCTGGGTAACGTGCTCCACGAGCCGATCAGCGCGATCTGGGAGCGCTACCGCTTCAAGAAGAACCACGTCTCCAAGTACGTCGGCCGGTCCATCCACACGGTCCTCCAGGGAGCATGA
- a CDS encoding MazG-like family protein, translated as MEDMWNRVGQLRKWLDEAAPADAGDVRLLRVLKIGEEYGEVAEALHGALGANPRKGVSHSWADVEKELSDVIVTAMVALTTINPDAEKVLDGRLQHLVERVAAG; from the coding sequence ATGGAAGACATGTGGAACCGCGTGGGGCAGCTGCGGAAGTGGCTGGACGAAGCTGCCCCGGCCGACGCAGGGGACGTCCGGCTTCTCCGAGTGCTCAAGATCGGGGAGGAGTACGGGGAGGTCGCCGAGGCACTGCACGGGGCGCTCGGTGCCAACCCGAGGAAGGGGGTCTCCCACTCGTGGGCGGACGTCGAGAAAGAGCTGAGTGACGTCATCGTGACCGCCATGGTGGCCCTGACAACGATCAACCCGGACGCGGAGAAGGTATTGGACGGCCGGCTCCAGCACCTCGTGGAGCGCGTGGCCGCGGGCTGA
- a CDS encoding NUDIX domain-containing protein produces the protein MPQLPVNDVMIILEHDGSVCLAERQGTGYADGKLNLPSGKVEPGEDVFDAVIREAFEEIGVRIERDALHIVHVMYFRNPEGETRVGWFFVASHWEGTPTNMEPHKCAGLEWHPAENLPENTVRYNALGIQHWTKDEPFSSHWHDWQDAME, from the coding sequence GTGCCCCAGCTCCCCGTGAACGACGTGATGATCATCCTGGAGCACGACGGAAGCGTATGTCTCGCCGAGCGGCAGGGCACCGGCTACGCCGACGGGAAGCTGAACCTCCCCTCCGGCAAGGTCGAGCCCGGGGAGGACGTGTTCGACGCCGTGATCCGCGAAGCGTTCGAGGAGATCGGTGTACGCATCGAACGCGACGCCCTACACATCGTCCACGTCATGTACTTCCGCAACCCCGAGGGCGAGACTCGGGTCGGCTGGTTCTTCGTCGCCTCCCACTGGGAGGGCACGCCCACCAACATGGAGCCCCACAAGTGCGCCGGCCTGGAGTGGCATCCCGCCGAGAACCTGCCGGAGAACACCGTCCGCTACAACGCCCTCGGCATCCAGCACTGGACGAAGGACGAGCCGTTCTCCAGCCACTGGCACGACTGGCAAGACGCGATGGAGTAG